In Serratia liquefaciens ATCC 27592, the genomic stretch CTCGCGCACCTCTTTCTCGTACCAGTGCAGATGCACCAGCGGTAACGCCAGCCACTGCTGATTTACCGCGGTACCGATCAGGTTGACCATCACCGACGGGGTGCTCACGACCGGCTTCGGCAGCGGCAGGGCGAGAATGGCACGCAGGTGCAGTTCGAACTGGCTGATAGACGCGCCGTTTTGCGTCCAGTGGCCGCTGTTGTGGACCCGAGGCGCCAGTTCGTTAATCAGCAGACGATCGCCAACGATAAAACACTCCATCGCCATGACGCCGACGTAGTTCAGTTCATCAAGGATCGCCGTCAGCATCTGTTCAGCTTGCTGTTGCAGCGCAGGATTGGGCTGCGGCAACGCCACGCTGGTGCGCAGAATGCCTTCTTCATGCAGGTTATGGGTCAGCGGATAGAACACCGATTTACCGTCGTGTCCGCGTGCGCCGACCAATGAGACCTCGCCGGAGAAGTTAATCCCCTGTTCGACGATGCATTCGCCATAGGCATCGGCCGGCAGTTCGGCTTCCTGACCTGGGCGCAGGCGCCACTGGCCCCGGCCGTCGT encodes the following:
- the purK gene encoding 5-(carboxyamino)imidazole ribonucleotide synthase, with protein sequence MKPVCVLGNGQLGRMLRQAGEPLGIAVYPVGLDAEPEAVPYQNSVITAEIERWPETALTRELATHNSFVNRDIFPRLADRLTQKQLLDQLGLATAPWQLLTDVAEWPQVFATLGELAIVKRRVGGYDGRGQWRLRPGQEAELPADAYGECIVEQGINFSGEVSLVGARGHDGKSVFYPLTHNLHEEGILRTSVALPQPNPALQQQAEQMLTAILDELNYVGVMAMECFIVGDRLLINELAPRVHNSGHWTQNGASISQFELHLRAILALPLPKPVVSTPSVMVNLIGTAVNQQWLALPLVHLHWYEKEVREGRKVGHLNLNDPDAGALQQALQALAPLLPAEYQSGLAWAQQKLA